The following coding sequences are from one Vidua chalybeata isolate OUT-0048 unplaced genomic scaffold, bVidCha1 merged haplotype W_reject_10, whole genome shotgun sequence window:
- the LOC128783075 gene encoding uncharacterized protein LOC128783075 isoform X1, giving the protein MVVQDPRPKPSISINNLNEEIKKDDFGRFGVAQSPRAGPGLRHLQGDEQRHQRPALHAGLPLLRPTRAQSFPCYDKPMVREKCWGKILEFWEKVLRKRTISNQESPKNPIRNP; this is encoded by the exons ATGGTGGTGCAGGACCCCCGGCCCAAGCCCAGCATCTCCATCAACAACCTGAACGAGGAGATCAAGAAGGACG ATTTTGGACGTTTTGGTGTGGCGCAGTCTCCGCGTGCGGGGCCAGGCCTTCGTCACCTCCAAGGAGATGAGCAGCGGCACCAACGCCCTGCGCTCCATGCAGGGCTTCCCCTTCTACGGCCAACCCGTG CCCAAAGCTTCCCCTGCTATGACAAGCCCATGGTGAGAGAGAAATGCTgggggaaaatcctggaattctgggaaaaaGTCCTGAGGAAAAGAACCATATCCAACCAggaatcccccaaaaatcccatcagGAACCCCTGA